The genomic segment TCAGTGGTCTTTAAAAAATCTGACATTTTAATCAATgatcttataataataataggattTCTATTTCTTAGTTTAAAAAGTTGTCAgtcaacttttaaaatatctctttcAGTTTTCATGGGACCTCATGAAATAATTGCAAATTATTTGAGAATGTGCTTCTTGATAATTTCAGATGAAAAGCTGGAATTTTCCCTCCAGGACAGtgagcatttccctttttctggtgttccATGGAGGAAAAAGCTGGCACATAGGAGAACTGTAATGCTGTCATTTTAGTTGAGTCAGCAGTGCATTCTCCTGTCTCTTTTCTCACCTTAGGAGCACCGAGGCTGTGATGAGGAGAGGAAATATTACAGAGATCACCCACTTCATCCTCTTGGGCTTCTCCGATTTTCCCAGAATCAAAGCAGTGCTCTTTGCTATATTCCTGGTGATCTACGTTACAACTCTGACTTGGAACCTGAGCCTCATCATCCTAATAAGGAtggattcccacctccacacacccatgtacttcttcctcagcaacctgTCCTTCCTAGACATCTGCTACGTGACCTCCACAGCCCCCAAGATGCTCTCCGACTTCTTCCAGGAACAGCATAGTATCACCCTAGTGGGTTGTGCTGCTCAGTACTTCGTCTTTTCAACCATGGGAATGAGTGAGTCTTGTCTCATGACAGCCATGGCTTATGACCGCTATGCTGCCATTTGTAATCCACTTCTCTACTCATCAGTCATGTCACCCATGCTCTGTGTTGGGATGGTGCTGGGCTCCTATATGGCTGGACTCTCTGCCTCTATATCCCAAGTGTGTGCCATGTTTCAGCTCCACTTCTGTGGGCCTAATGTCATccaccacttcttctgtgacatgccccaACTGTTAGTCCTGTCCTGCACTGAAACTTTCTTTGTTCAACTCTTAACTGCTGTATTAACAATATTCTATGGAATAATTAATGTCCTAGTTATCATAGTATCCTATTGCTATATCATCATCTCCATCATGAAGATCACTACAGCTAAAGGCAGGTCCAAGGCTTTcaacacctgtgcttctcacctgacAGCGGTTTCCCTCTTCTATACCTCAGGTATGTTTGTCTATTTGAGTTCCAGCTCCGGTGGTTCTTCCAACTTTGACAGATTTGCATCCGTTTTCTACACAGTGATGATTCCCATGTTGAATCCTTTgatttacagtctgaggaacaaagaaatcaaagatgccTTGACGAGGTTGCAGAAGAAGGGAGGGTATTGCTGACATCACAGATTCTGAGATTTCTGACAAATTTGTCCTGTCAGAATCCCCTTAACCCACAATACCAAGCCCATGAATAGACTATGACACAATCTGTACTGCCTTTGGGCAAAGAAGGCTGAGTTTGGCACAGATAATATGCCAAAAAGGACCGACAGACAGCCTATTCAGTCACATAAaccaaatttttttaagtcttgaaGCTTCATTCCTTTCACCTACATGAGGAGTGgacttattatatttattaatccATCCACAGTATTTGGGACACATCAAGGTTTAGAAAATTgtggcttctttttttcttctcagattgAGCCCTGTTCAATCTCAGGCCTTGAGAGAAGCTCCAGGAATGTAGAAATCCTGTTTCCCAAATATTCTGATGCAGCATAATCCAGACATGATGGTGACTGATGTTTTTCTGTGTTTGTGACTAGAGAGGAAATGACCAGTGAGATGGAATATGCGTTTGGACAGAAACAAATGTATCCTGCTGGCCTGGCTGTGCCTCCTGGAAACGCCAGTCTGGGACAGCCAATGTTTCCTCAGGCCTCTCTCAGTGCAGGTCATAATATAAGGTTTGGGTCGCATGCTCGTCTCCACCAACCGTGATCTATGAGGAGAGGAGGTGATGTGAATCGGAAGGGGGGATGTAAGGAAGGAGGTGGTCCCTTCAGCACCATTTCCTTATGGGTCTGATGAGTTTATTTGTTGCTCCTGGGGTCCATCAGGATTCCTGATGTTCAAAACGTGTGTCGCGGCTCTTTCTAATATTGTGGGGTGTAAACTTCTCTTTCTCTACcccaatatatttgaaaattttacctTGGTTGACATAGTCATTGGGATCACACTACCAaatcatttctaatattttcatCATCTGTTCAAGTTTGTTGTGGGGAGAGTTTTGTGAGAATTGATTGTAATAATAAAGTTACTGAACATCCAATATCACAGAGGCTAAGAACAAATACGGAAGCTGTTATAAACTCTTCCCTGTTGTGTGTGTTCAGTGTTTTATGCTCCACGGATTTATGGTTGTATAGGGTGATATGATGGTTTGCGTAGAAGTGATAGTCACTTTATTCTGATGTTTTACAGGAAGCCTCATGGGCCACAAGAGGAAATAGGGGAtaggcaggattctcacctctgaCAGTTTTTGCtgtctgaaggaggaaataaagCTTTTGGTCCTAGTGGTCTGgataaaaagaggaacaaaatgtgaaacaaatattgaTTTGACAGATTGCCCAGACTTGAACAACCTGCCAAATATCATcacatttatatattattgttGGAGACTCATTAGGTTCCTCATGAATTTGGTgggtgcagtgggggagggggtgctcTCCATTTTGATGAGTCATGAATTGTTCTAATTAAGGACTGTAAGAGGAGAGATATTTTGAACCTTTGTCAAATCTTTCATGAATTTACACGTGGATAGAATTAAGAGAAGAAGAGTTGTTGAAACTGAGAGAGAAATTGGGGGCTTACCCCATGCCAAGGAAATTATAATATGAATAAAGAATGTCTCCTATCCCACCCGGGCCATAGGTATGTTCTTTAAAGCATTGCTCTTTAATATGTGTAAGATTGTACAAAGAATGTGTGCCTGACGGGCCTTGATGCCTTCCTTAGGAGGCAGAACTTTGCTAAATGTTAATGGAGGAAATTTCCACAATATTGGACACATCTAACTCTTGATGGGTTCAGATGAGCTCAGGGAAGTGATTAGTAGGAGCTGGTATGGATGTGTGTGGTTCCTGGGAACTTCcatctttgaagaactgtctccaTCGGCTGCAGCTGAGAACGATTAGCTAGAGATACCTGACGGGAAATGCCATTcaagtattattttaaagaaaaaaattacaatactagggaaaataaaacacaggtaATCAGACTTGCCCCTAAAGAACATTTAGTTGAATGATATATTCCAGATCCTACCATTAGATGAATCACATATTCTAAACTAGGTCAGTCTAATGGACTAAAATAGTAGTTGAGCTTCTCTACAGTAATTTGACAGATTTGGTGATATAATATCAAAGGTGAACAGTCAGTCTGCTAGCCCTCATTAAGGGTCTGCTAAATAAATACATCAAGGTGGGTGGTAAGGATGAAAAAAGACATAAGAAAGTTCCCTGTCCTCATATCTTATTGGAAACAGacccatatataaaataataaattttatattttaggcaTAGTTCAATGCAAGATGATTGAAACAGTCCCACAGACTGAGGGAGGTGAAAAGAGCAAGAACTCACATGGATCATCGCGGGGTCAGTGGACGGTTCAGTCAAGGGGAGGAGCCTGGCCTCATTTTGCAGGATTTAGTTTACAAAGAGAAGAGTGGAGCTGGAGTCAGGGGCAGAGTGGAGTGGCTGAATGTGCAGAGGCATATCCTTGGGAGCCATGGAAAAGTCGAGCATGAATCTTAGCATAAAGACTCAGAATTTCACTTTGTATTTAACCAAGAGTCAAAGGGTCTGAATCATTGAGATCCTAGAGGTTAATGGCTCCTACTTATTCTCATTAAGAGACCTCTTGGCCCAAGTAATCTTTCTAAAGCAATCCTAATAGTCTTTCTAAGGTTCTGAATGTACTTTTTTGTACTTTCAATGATGTTGTATTAATATTGTACAAAGTGAAGATCAAACCCATTATTCATTAGGATTGTTTTAGAAAGACTGTTTGGACCAAGAGATCAGTTATGAGAATGAGTAGAAATTTGAGCCCCAAGAAACTATGATAAACTCATTTTGAAATCTCAGAGGGTCACAGACACTGACAAGGTCTAAACAATAGAAAGGGGGATCAGAGCAGTACTCATTTGAGACATGCGTATAGTTGACTGAACAGATTCTGTCTCCAGACTTTTAGATTTCCCTGAAATATGTAGCTGAGTCTGTACACACCAAAATAAGAATTTAGTTTTTAGCCCTCTGGGGGATGAATGATTAAATTGTGCTTCCTAATACATAATCCAAGAGAACAAATTTGGAAGGTATTTGAATGACATTGTAGGTAGGACTAGGGTTGAGAAAATATGTTACATTTAATACcattttatgatatatttattttattttaaaaatttactagttttttattgagctataattgacatataacatggtataaatttaaagtgtataatgtattgatttgatatatttatatgtcaCAATATACTTACCACCAGTAGTGTTAGCTAACAATTCTATTGtgtcataattatcatttctattttgtggcgagaacatttaagatctggtctcttagcaactttgaactatataatacagtattgtttactacaatcactatgttgtgcattattagatctctagaacttactcattttttaatggtGTTTGTAACATTTACAAACATCTCCCCAGTTCCCCTACCCCTCAGTCCCTGGTAATAATCATTCTACTCACTCTTCCTATGATTACAGCATTTGCAGATTCCACATATTGGtgacatcatacagtatttgtttttcctttttgggcTTATCTAAATTAGCTTAATGCTTTCAAATTCCACTGATGTTGTTGCACATGACAGGATTTACTTCTGTCCCATAGCTGAGTAACATTTCATTGATACACTccttcatccattcacccattaacggacacttcagttgtttccatgtcttggctatcgTGGATAATGTTTTAATAAACATAGCCATGCAGATATCTTTTGGTAtgcagttttcatttcctttggatatgacTGCtcaatctatttacatttagggtaattaacAATATGTTAGGGCTTGCTAATGCAACTTCTCAATTGCATTCTGTTTgtgtttccattctttctttttctctcttcttgcttTTGTGAATTGGTGATTTCCATGTTGGTATCCTGTGTGTTTATCCGCTGTGAatctactataggtttttgctttgtgataCCATGAACCATACGTAAAACATCTTACAGACAAAATAATGCATTTTACGCTGATAGCAAGTTAAATTTGATTGCGT from the Manis javanica isolate MJ-LG chromosome 11, MJ_LKY, whole genome shotgun sequence genome contains:
- the LOC140844333 gene encoding olfactory receptor 5AN1-like; the protein is MSRDGNSTTNSHERVPGDLAPSVSSPGTSALKTHLRGPPVEGLSLAVGGQPVHRPKLLSWRAIGPTGKTPLEKKRQFPPLFQQSLIHSDQTPQIPLKSPPRSTEAVMRRGNITEITHFILLGFSDFPRIKAVLFAIFLVIYVTTLTWNLSLIILIRMDSHLHTPMYFFLSNLSFLDICYVTSTAPKMLSDFFQEQHSITLVGCAAQYFVFSTMGMSESCLMTAMAYDRYAAICNPLLYSSVMSPMLCVGMVLGSYMAGLSASISQVCAMFQLHFCGPNVIHHFFCDMPQLLVLSCTETFFVQLLTAVLTIFYGIINVLVIIVSYCYIIISIMKITTAKGRSKAFNTCASHLTAVSLFYTSGMFVYLSSSSGGSSNFDRFASVFYTVMIPMLNPLIYSLRNKEIKDALTRLQKKGGYC